The following proteins come from a genomic window of Parambassis ranga chromosome 4, fParRan2.1, whole genome shotgun sequence:
- the anapc4 gene encoding anaphase-promoting complex subunit 4: MPAFRQVGEKQLPNPVLCMAWSPKRDLIALANTTGELLLHRLASFQRVWSLPPSEYTGKEITALAWRPDGKMLAFSLGDTKQVVLCGVEKAEILHVFPMQSFVTCMHWMEVTEESSALNSFYNSEDESKHFLPKLPTLPKSYSTTSKIFCEEKSDEILNLLGDIRLNILVLGGEDGFVELYAYGMYKIATLGGVSGTCRSLCLSSDLKSLSVITEVRSVDNNPEICYVQLDTGLLSDCLPEVTRMARKFTHISTLLQYLHLSLTCMCEAWEDILMQMDLRLTKFVQEKNTSTQVQDEFLELLLWGQSSPELQALLMNQLTVKGLKKLGQSIESSYSSIQKLVISHLQSGAEALLYHLSEVKGMSLWKQKFEALGLDSEAIEGAITAVGSFSLKANELLQVIDKSMKNFKAFFRWLYVAMLRMCEEHVPPELNKMTQKDIAFVADFLSEHFSENEELFDRKGKYFNVERVGQYLKDEDEDLVSPPNTKGNQWLMFLQDSTHLKDSPLLFPSYPKKSLHFVKRMMENVIEHCLQKPAEVIGKSVKQATFLPLYTVPDSSENTPRLFELPSLWNDKKAKMHYVVFCMPEISPCKLYLLRKGTDPNRHIPNSVMSIDLSHHPENTDDDNEEEAQSHYVYNCLDARFYDDEMLTVVLQGSEEQSSRRVLAQLPLASSLGCDTEFTWDPSQRLDQQSSTIPCQGLVLGNQWRELENMKAQFVAVNGIRKVACVLSANLRHIRVFEMDVEDEDDEGADSQNASADQDGLETTTNSQGQGEESLEADDEAGEQGGEQKTGEQLESEEALELS, encoded by the exons ATGCCTGCCTTTCGGCAAGTGGGAGAAAAGCAACTTCCCAACCCTGTACTTTGCATGGCATGGTCTCCTAAGAGGGATCTTATTGCTCTTGCCAACACAACTGGAGAG TTGTTACTACATCGCCTGGCAAGTTTCCAGCGAGTTTGGAGCCTACCACCCAGTGAATACACCGGAAAGGAGATCACTGCACTTGCTTGGAGACCAGATGGCAAAA TGTTGGCCTTCAGCCTTGGAGACACCAAGCAGGTGGTGCTGTGTGGTGTTGAGAAAGCAGAGATCCTCCACGTGTTTCCAATGCAGAGTTTTGTAACCTGCATGCACTGGAtggaggtgacagaggagaGCAG TGCACTCAACTCTTTTTACAACTCAGAGGATGAATCCAAACATTTTCTTCCCAAACTACCAACTCTCCCCAAGAG CTATAGTACAACTTCCAAGATTTTCTG TGAGGAAAAGTCTGATGAAATACTGAATCTTCTGGGAGACATCAG ACTGAACATCCTTGTTCTTGGAGGTGAAGATGGCTTTGTTGAGCTTTATGCCTACGGGATGTACAAGATCGCCACTCTAGGAGGA GTTTCAGGAACATGTCGCAGCCTGTGTCTGTCTAGTGATCTCAAGTCTCTGTCCGTCATCACAGAGGTCAGATCTGTTGACAACAACCCAGAGATCTGCTATGTCCAG CTGGACACTGGGCTATTGTCAGATTGTCTACCTGAGGTCACCAGGATGGCACGCAAGTTCACTCACATCTCCACCCTGCTGCAATACCTGCACCTCTCACTTACCTGTATGTGTGAAGCGTGGGAGGACATCCTAATGCAGATGGATCTTCGACTCACTAAGTTTGTTCAG GAAAAGAACACAAGCACACAGGTTCAAGATGAGTTCCTGGAGCTTCTGCTTTGGGGACAATCAAG TCCTGAATTACAGGCACTTCTTATGAACCAGCTGACTGTTAAG GGACTGAAGAAGCTCGGTCAGTCAATTGAATCTTCTTACTCCAGCATCCAGAAGCTAGTGATCAGCCATTTGCAGAG TGGTGCTGAGGCCCTGTTGTATCACCTCAGTGAAGTGAAAGGAATGTCCCTGTGGAAGCAAAAGTTCGAGGCCCTTGGTTTGGATTCAGAAGCTATAGAAG GTGCTATTACAGCTGTGGGTTCCTTTTCTCTCAAAGCCAATGAACTTCTGCA gGTGATTGACAAGAGTATGAAGAactttaaagctttttttcGGTGGCTGTATGTAG CTATGCTAAGAATGTGTGAGGAGCATGTACCACCGGAGCTGAACAAG ATGACTCAGAAGGACATTGCCTTTGTTGCTGACTTCTTGTCTGAACATTTTAGTGAG AATGAGGAACTCTTTGATCGTAAAGGGAAGTACTTCAATGTGGAGCGAGTTGGTCAG TACCTGAAGGACGAGGATGAAGACCTTGTGTCTCCACCAAACACAAAGGGAAACCagtggctgatgtttttacagGACAGCACACACCTGAAAG acAGCCCTTTGCTGTTCCCCTCATATCCCAAAAAGTCTTTGCACTTTGTCAAGAGGATGATGGAGAATGTGATTGAACACTGTCTACAGAAACCTGCA GAAGTAATTGGAAAGTCAGTGAAACAGGCCACCTTCTTGCCTCTGTACACCGTGCCAGATAG CTCAGAAAACACTCCAAGACTCTTTGAACTTCCATCTTT GTGGAATGACAAAAAGGCCAAAATGCACTATGTTGTGTTCTGCATGCCTGAGATTTCTCCCTGCAAGCTCTACCTGTTACGAAAAGGAACAGATCCAAACAG ACACATTCCGAACAGTGTCATGTCGATTGACCTCAGCCACCATCCTGAAAATACAGATGATGATAATGAGGAGGAAGCTCA GTCTCATTATGTTTACAACTGCCTGGATGCTCGTTTCTATGACGATGAAATGCTGACTGTGGTCTTGCAAGGGTCAGAAGAGCAGAGCAGTAGGCGTGTCTTGGCTCAGCTGCCTCTTGCTTCCAGCCTAGGCTGTGACACTGAATTCACCTGGGATCCAAGCCAAAG GCTGGACCAGCAGAGCAGTACCATCCCATGCCAAGGTCTGGTGTTGGGAAATCAATGGCGGGAACTGGAAAACATGAAGGCGCAGTTTGTAGCTGTCAATGGAATCCGCAAAGTGGCCTGTGTG CTAAGTGCCAATTTGAGGCACATACGTGTTTTTGAGATGGATgtagaggatgaggatgatgagggagctgaCTCACAAAATGCCAGCGCTGACCAAGATGGTCTGGAAACTACCACAAACAGCCAGGGACAGGGAGAGGAGAGTTTGGAGGCTGATGATGAAGCAggagaacaaggaggagaacaAAAAACTGGGGAGCAGTTAGAGTCAGAGGAAGCCCTGGAACTCTCCTGA
- the slain2 gene encoding SLAIN motif-containing protein 2 isoform X3 has product MEDINSNINADLEVRKLQDLVKKLEQQNEQLRSRSTMLSSSGAMSGNHRPLSAGYDSSLSAGMAGFPGVGFVGTGGYGGLLENSRCLNPRLSYDGISFRRAYECEGASAATSVSSMNSLYADTTGGYTEEGETSVLDEVEILDLEDMDCLNEDEDSWLYEAKLNSPLQKTLSPIVWCRQALDNPSPEMEMARRTLIHRLDVTMSANKRRSLYGSPYNQQSYGSLYSTNAANSPYSSGFNSPSSTPSRVPIVRQQLMPSNAVHQRNAASERNPPAISPQSSVDSELSTSEMDEDSVGSSTTYKLNDVTDVQILARMQEESLRQDYAATASRRSSGSSCHSLRRSTFSDQELDAHSLEDEEEAVHPAFHLPSNRFSPSPRHSPRASPRNSPRSRSPARSIDYSHSRGSPQPIISRLQQPRHSLQGHGHDLQTNVVKNEEKLRRSLPNLTRSSAVAVAQAPEPVKNSRSCESNLQVPNGGSPRHQSQSAIPLSCCFGEEGDFIPSPSKLRTPATPSPLALRQPVKATSTPNSATSTPTRSLAPPRSGLPRPSAPAAGGGGGGIPLPVSKLAQPVRRSLPAPRSYSSTGENWREGCY; this is encoded by the exons ATGGAGGATATCAACTCTAATATCAACGCGGACTTGGAGGTGCGGAAGCTCCAGGACTTGGTGAAGAAACTCGAACAGCAAAATGAACAGCTGCGGAGTAGGTCTACGATGTTGTCCTCGTCCGGAGCGATGTCAGGGAACCACAGACCCCTCAGCGCCGGATACGACTCGTCCCTGTCAGCCGGGATGGCCGGCTTCCCTGGGGTGGGGTTCGTCGGTACGGGCGGCTACGGTGGGCTGCTGGAAAATAGTCGCTGTTTGAACCCCAGACTGTCTTACGACGGCATCAGTTTTAGGAGGGCGTATGAATGTGAGGGGGCATCGGCTGCCACCTCTGTGTCGAGTATGAACTCACTTTATGCAGACACCACTGGGGGCTACACGGAGGAAGGGGAAACCTCAGTCCTTGACGAAGTGGAGATCTTAGATCTGGAAGACATGGACTGTTTAAACGAAGACGAGGACAGCTG GCTGTACGAGGCGAAACTGAACAGTCCCTTACAAAAAACCTTGAGCCCTATTGTGTGGTGCCGCCAAGCTCTGGACAACCCCAGTCCTGAGATGGAGATGGCCAGGCGCACCCTCATCCACAGATTGGACGTCACCATGTCAG CCAACAAGCGCAGGAGCCTGTATGGAAGCCCCTACAACCAGCAGAGTTATGGAAGCCTGTATAGCACAAATGCAGCCAACAGTCCTTACAGCAGTGGCTTCAACTCCCCCTCCTCAACCCCTAGCAGAGTGCCCATCGTCAGACAGCAGCTAATGCCCAGTAACGCAG TACACCAGCGAAATGCAGCATCAGAGAGAAATCCTCCAGCGATTAGTCCACAGTCATCAGTGGACAGTGAGCTGAGCACGTCAGAAATGGACGAAGACTCTGTGGGGTCTTCGACAACCTACAAACTCAATGACGTCACAGATGTCCAGATCCTAGCACGCATGCAGGAAGAGA GTCTGAGACAAGACTACGCTGCAACGGCATCCAGACGGAGCTCGGGTTCGTCCTGCCATTCGCTGCGGCGCAGCACCTTCAGCGATCAAGAGTTAGATGCACACAGtctggaggatgaggaggaggcggTACACCCGGCCTTCCACCTGCCCTCCAACCGTTTCAGCCCCTCTCCTCGCCACTCACCCCGTGCCTCCCCTAGAAATTCTCCCCGCTCACGCTCCCCTGCTCGCTCCATCGACTACAGCCACAGCCGCGGCTCACCTCAGCCCATCATTAGCCGCCTGCAGCAGCCTCGCCACTCACTGCAAGGCCACGGGCATGACCTGCAGACAAATGTGGTCAAAAATGAAG aaAAGCTGCGTCGTAGTCTTCCCAACCTCACGCGCTCCTCAGCAGTGGCAGTTGCTCAGGCACCAGAGCCTGTTAAGAACAGCCGCAGCTGTGAGTCCAACCTGCAAGTGCCAAACGGTGGCTCTCCCCGACACCAGAGCCAGTCTGCTA TCCCACTCTCCTGTTGCTTTGGAGAAGAAGGTGATTTCA TCCCCTCACCCAGTAAGCTGCGAACTCCAGCCACCCCATCCCCGCTGGCGCTGAGGCAGCCAGTGAAGGCCACATCCACCCCCAATTCTgccacctccacccccacccgcTCCCTGGCTCCTCCACGCAGTGGGCTACCCCGACCCAGTGctccagctgcaggaggaggtggaggaggtatCCCTCTGCCTGTCAGCAAACTGGCTCAACCTGTGCGCAG ATCTCTGCCTGCTCCTCGATCCTACAGCAGCACAGGTGAGAACTGGAGGGAAGGTTGTTACTGA
- the slain2 gene encoding SLAIN motif-containing protein 2 isoform X1 gives MEDINSNINADLEVRKLQDLVKKLEQQNEQLRSRSTMLSSSGAMSGNHRPLSAGYDSSLSAGMAGFPGVGFVGTGGYGGLLENSRCLNPRLSYDGISFRRAYECEGASAATSVSSMNSLYADTTGGYTEEGETSVLDEVEILDLEDMDCLNEDEDSWLYEAKLNSPLQKTLSPIVWCRQALDNPSPEMEMARRTLIHRLDVTMSANKRRSLYGSPYNQQSYGSLYSTNAANSPYSSGFNSPSSTPSRVPIVRQQLMPSNAVHQRNAASERNPPAISPQSSVDSELSTSEMDEDSVGSSTTYKLNDVTDVQILARMQEESLRQDYAATASRRSSGSSCHSLRRSTFSDQELDAHSLEDEEEAVHPAFHLPSNRFSPSPRHSPRASPRNSPRSRSPARSIDYSHSRGSPQPIISRLQQPRHSLQGHGHDLQTNVVKNEEKLRRSLPNLTRSSAVAVAQAPEPVKNSRSCESNLQVPNGGSPRHQSQSATSAQLPRYSIPSRSSPKPKQHLQSPTALRVPLSCCFGEEGDFIPSPSKLRTPATPSPLALRQPVKATSTPNSATSTPTRSLAPPRSGLPRPSAPAAGGGGGGIPLPVSKLAQPVRRSLPAPRSYSSTGENWREGCY, from the exons ATGGAGGATATCAACTCTAATATCAACGCGGACTTGGAGGTGCGGAAGCTCCAGGACTTGGTGAAGAAACTCGAACAGCAAAATGAACAGCTGCGGAGTAGGTCTACGATGTTGTCCTCGTCCGGAGCGATGTCAGGGAACCACAGACCCCTCAGCGCCGGATACGACTCGTCCCTGTCAGCCGGGATGGCCGGCTTCCCTGGGGTGGGGTTCGTCGGTACGGGCGGCTACGGTGGGCTGCTGGAAAATAGTCGCTGTTTGAACCCCAGACTGTCTTACGACGGCATCAGTTTTAGGAGGGCGTATGAATGTGAGGGGGCATCGGCTGCCACCTCTGTGTCGAGTATGAACTCACTTTATGCAGACACCACTGGGGGCTACACGGAGGAAGGGGAAACCTCAGTCCTTGACGAAGTGGAGATCTTAGATCTGGAAGACATGGACTGTTTAAACGAAGACGAGGACAGCTG GCTGTACGAGGCGAAACTGAACAGTCCCTTACAAAAAACCTTGAGCCCTATTGTGTGGTGCCGCCAAGCTCTGGACAACCCCAGTCCTGAGATGGAGATGGCCAGGCGCACCCTCATCCACAGATTGGACGTCACCATGTCAG CCAACAAGCGCAGGAGCCTGTATGGAAGCCCCTACAACCAGCAGAGTTATGGAAGCCTGTATAGCACAAATGCAGCCAACAGTCCTTACAGCAGTGGCTTCAACTCCCCCTCCTCAACCCCTAGCAGAGTGCCCATCGTCAGACAGCAGCTAATGCCCAGTAACGCAG TACACCAGCGAAATGCAGCATCAGAGAGAAATCCTCCAGCGATTAGTCCACAGTCATCAGTGGACAGTGAGCTGAGCACGTCAGAAATGGACGAAGACTCTGTGGGGTCTTCGACAACCTACAAACTCAATGACGTCACAGATGTCCAGATCCTAGCACGCATGCAGGAAGAGA GTCTGAGACAAGACTACGCTGCAACGGCATCCAGACGGAGCTCGGGTTCGTCCTGCCATTCGCTGCGGCGCAGCACCTTCAGCGATCAAGAGTTAGATGCACACAGtctggaggatgaggaggaggcggTACACCCGGCCTTCCACCTGCCCTCCAACCGTTTCAGCCCCTCTCCTCGCCACTCACCCCGTGCCTCCCCTAGAAATTCTCCCCGCTCACGCTCCCCTGCTCGCTCCATCGACTACAGCCACAGCCGCGGCTCACCTCAGCCCATCATTAGCCGCCTGCAGCAGCCTCGCCACTCACTGCAAGGCCACGGGCATGACCTGCAGACAAATGTGGTCAAAAATGAAG aaAAGCTGCGTCGTAGTCTTCCCAACCTCACGCGCTCCTCAGCAGTGGCAGTTGCTCAGGCACCAGAGCCTGTTAAGAACAGCCGCAGCTGTGAGTCCAACCTGCAAGTGCCAAACGGTGGCTCTCCCCGACACCAGAGCCAGTCTGCTA CATCAGCTCAGCTCCCAAGATACTCGATCCCTTCTCGCTCCTCCCCGAAACCCAAACAACACCTCCAAAGCCCTACAGCACTGCGAG TCCCACTCTCCTGTTGCTTTGGAGAAGAAGGTGATTTCA TCCCCTCACCCAGTAAGCTGCGAACTCCAGCCACCCCATCCCCGCTGGCGCTGAGGCAGCCAGTGAAGGCCACATCCACCCCCAATTCTgccacctccacccccacccgcTCCCTGGCTCCTCCACGCAGTGGGCTACCCCGACCCAGTGctccagctgcaggaggaggtggaggaggtatCCCTCTGCCTGTCAGCAAACTGGCTCAACCTGTGCGCAG ATCTCTGCCTGCTCCTCGATCCTACAGCAGCACAGGTGAGAACTGGAGGGAAGGTTGTTACTGA
- the slain2 gene encoding SLAIN motif-containing protein 2 isoform X2 codes for MEDINSNINADLEVRKLQDLVKKLEQQNEQLRSRSTMLSSSGAMSGNHRPLSAGYDSSLSAGMAGFPGVGFVGTGGYGGLLENSRCLNPRLSYDGISFRRAYECEGASAATSVSSMNSLYADTTGGYTEEGETSVLDEVEILDLEDMDCLNEDEDSWLYEAKLNSPLQKTLSPIVWCRQALDNPSPEMEMARRTLIHRLDVTMSANKRRSLYGSPYNQQSYGSLYSTNAANSPYSSGFNSPSSTPSRVPIVRQQLMPSNAVHQRNAASERNPPAISPQSSVDSELSTSEMDEDSVGSSTTYKLNDVTDVQILARMQEESLRQDYAATASRRSSGSSCHSLRRSTFSDQELDAHSLEDEEEAVHPAFHLPSNRFSPSPRHSPRASPRNSPRSRSPARSIDYSHSRGSPQPIISRLQQPRHSLQGHGHDLQTNVVKNEEKLRRSLPNLTRSSAVAVAQAPEPVKNSRSCESNLQVPNGGSPRHQSQSATSAQLPRYSIPSRSSPKPKQHLQSPTALRVPSPSKLRTPATPSPLALRQPVKATSTPNSATSTPTRSLAPPRSGLPRPSAPAAGGGGGGIPLPVSKLAQPVRRSLPAPRSYSSTGENWREGCY; via the exons ATGGAGGATATCAACTCTAATATCAACGCGGACTTGGAGGTGCGGAAGCTCCAGGACTTGGTGAAGAAACTCGAACAGCAAAATGAACAGCTGCGGAGTAGGTCTACGATGTTGTCCTCGTCCGGAGCGATGTCAGGGAACCACAGACCCCTCAGCGCCGGATACGACTCGTCCCTGTCAGCCGGGATGGCCGGCTTCCCTGGGGTGGGGTTCGTCGGTACGGGCGGCTACGGTGGGCTGCTGGAAAATAGTCGCTGTTTGAACCCCAGACTGTCTTACGACGGCATCAGTTTTAGGAGGGCGTATGAATGTGAGGGGGCATCGGCTGCCACCTCTGTGTCGAGTATGAACTCACTTTATGCAGACACCACTGGGGGCTACACGGAGGAAGGGGAAACCTCAGTCCTTGACGAAGTGGAGATCTTAGATCTGGAAGACATGGACTGTTTAAACGAAGACGAGGACAGCTG GCTGTACGAGGCGAAACTGAACAGTCCCTTACAAAAAACCTTGAGCCCTATTGTGTGGTGCCGCCAAGCTCTGGACAACCCCAGTCCTGAGATGGAGATGGCCAGGCGCACCCTCATCCACAGATTGGACGTCACCATGTCAG CCAACAAGCGCAGGAGCCTGTATGGAAGCCCCTACAACCAGCAGAGTTATGGAAGCCTGTATAGCACAAATGCAGCCAACAGTCCTTACAGCAGTGGCTTCAACTCCCCCTCCTCAACCCCTAGCAGAGTGCCCATCGTCAGACAGCAGCTAATGCCCAGTAACGCAG TACACCAGCGAAATGCAGCATCAGAGAGAAATCCTCCAGCGATTAGTCCACAGTCATCAGTGGACAGTGAGCTGAGCACGTCAGAAATGGACGAAGACTCTGTGGGGTCTTCGACAACCTACAAACTCAATGACGTCACAGATGTCCAGATCCTAGCACGCATGCAGGAAGAGA GTCTGAGACAAGACTACGCTGCAACGGCATCCAGACGGAGCTCGGGTTCGTCCTGCCATTCGCTGCGGCGCAGCACCTTCAGCGATCAAGAGTTAGATGCACACAGtctggaggatgaggaggaggcggTACACCCGGCCTTCCACCTGCCCTCCAACCGTTTCAGCCCCTCTCCTCGCCACTCACCCCGTGCCTCCCCTAGAAATTCTCCCCGCTCACGCTCCCCTGCTCGCTCCATCGACTACAGCCACAGCCGCGGCTCACCTCAGCCCATCATTAGCCGCCTGCAGCAGCCTCGCCACTCACTGCAAGGCCACGGGCATGACCTGCAGACAAATGTGGTCAAAAATGAAG aaAAGCTGCGTCGTAGTCTTCCCAACCTCACGCGCTCCTCAGCAGTGGCAGTTGCTCAGGCACCAGAGCCTGTTAAGAACAGCCGCAGCTGTGAGTCCAACCTGCAAGTGCCAAACGGTGGCTCTCCCCGACACCAGAGCCAGTCTGCTA CATCAGCTCAGCTCCCAAGATACTCGATCCCTTCTCGCTCCTCCCCGAAACCCAAACAACACCTCCAAAGCCCTACAGCACTGCGAG TCCCCTCACCCAGTAAGCTGCGAACTCCAGCCACCCCATCCCCGCTGGCGCTGAGGCAGCCAGTGAAGGCCACATCCACCCCCAATTCTgccacctccacccccacccgcTCCCTGGCTCCTCCACGCAGTGGGCTACCCCGACCCAGTGctccagctgcaggaggaggtggaggaggtatCCCTCTGCCTGTCAGCAAACTGGCTCAACCTGTGCGCAG ATCTCTGCCTGCTCCTCGATCCTACAGCAGCACAGGTGAGAACTGGAGGGAAGGTTGTTACTGA
- the slain2 gene encoding SLAIN motif-containing protein 2 isoform X4 gives MEDINSNINADLEVRKLQDLVKKLEQQNEQLRSRSTMLSSSGAMSGNHRPLSAGYDSSLSAGMAGFPGVGFVGTGGYGGLLENSRCLNPRLSYDGISFRRAYECEGASAATSVSSMNSLYADTTGGYTEEGETSVLDEVEILDLEDMDCLNEDEDSWLYEAKLNSPLQKTLSPIVWCRQALDNPSPEMEMARRTLIHRLDVTMSANKRRSLYGSPYNQQSYGSLYSTNAANSPYSSGFNSPSSTPSRVPIVRQQLMPSNAVHQRNAASERNPPAISPQSSVDSELSTSEMDEDSVGSSTTYKLNDVTDVQILARMQEESLRQDYAATASRRSSGSSCHSLRRSTFSDQELDAHSLEDEEEAVHPAFHLPSNRFSPSPRHSPRASPRNSPRSRSPARSIDYSHSRGSPQPIISRLQQPRHSLQGHGHDLQTNVVKNEEKLRRSLPNLTRSSAVAVAQAPEPVKNSRSCESNLQVPNGGSPRHQSQSAIPSPSKLRTPATPSPLALRQPVKATSTPNSATSTPTRSLAPPRSGLPRPSAPAAGGGGGGIPLPVSKLAQPVRRSLPAPRSYSSTGENWREGCY, from the exons ATGGAGGATATCAACTCTAATATCAACGCGGACTTGGAGGTGCGGAAGCTCCAGGACTTGGTGAAGAAACTCGAACAGCAAAATGAACAGCTGCGGAGTAGGTCTACGATGTTGTCCTCGTCCGGAGCGATGTCAGGGAACCACAGACCCCTCAGCGCCGGATACGACTCGTCCCTGTCAGCCGGGATGGCCGGCTTCCCTGGGGTGGGGTTCGTCGGTACGGGCGGCTACGGTGGGCTGCTGGAAAATAGTCGCTGTTTGAACCCCAGACTGTCTTACGACGGCATCAGTTTTAGGAGGGCGTATGAATGTGAGGGGGCATCGGCTGCCACCTCTGTGTCGAGTATGAACTCACTTTATGCAGACACCACTGGGGGCTACACGGAGGAAGGGGAAACCTCAGTCCTTGACGAAGTGGAGATCTTAGATCTGGAAGACATGGACTGTTTAAACGAAGACGAGGACAGCTG GCTGTACGAGGCGAAACTGAACAGTCCCTTACAAAAAACCTTGAGCCCTATTGTGTGGTGCCGCCAAGCTCTGGACAACCCCAGTCCTGAGATGGAGATGGCCAGGCGCACCCTCATCCACAGATTGGACGTCACCATGTCAG CCAACAAGCGCAGGAGCCTGTATGGAAGCCCCTACAACCAGCAGAGTTATGGAAGCCTGTATAGCACAAATGCAGCCAACAGTCCTTACAGCAGTGGCTTCAACTCCCCCTCCTCAACCCCTAGCAGAGTGCCCATCGTCAGACAGCAGCTAATGCCCAGTAACGCAG TACACCAGCGAAATGCAGCATCAGAGAGAAATCCTCCAGCGATTAGTCCACAGTCATCAGTGGACAGTGAGCTGAGCACGTCAGAAATGGACGAAGACTCTGTGGGGTCTTCGACAACCTACAAACTCAATGACGTCACAGATGTCCAGATCCTAGCACGCATGCAGGAAGAGA GTCTGAGACAAGACTACGCTGCAACGGCATCCAGACGGAGCTCGGGTTCGTCCTGCCATTCGCTGCGGCGCAGCACCTTCAGCGATCAAGAGTTAGATGCACACAGtctggaggatgaggaggaggcggTACACCCGGCCTTCCACCTGCCCTCCAACCGTTTCAGCCCCTCTCCTCGCCACTCACCCCGTGCCTCCCCTAGAAATTCTCCCCGCTCACGCTCCCCTGCTCGCTCCATCGACTACAGCCACAGCCGCGGCTCACCTCAGCCCATCATTAGCCGCCTGCAGCAGCCTCGCCACTCACTGCAAGGCCACGGGCATGACCTGCAGACAAATGTGGTCAAAAATGAAG aaAAGCTGCGTCGTAGTCTTCCCAACCTCACGCGCTCCTCAGCAGTGGCAGTTGCTCAGGCACCAGAGCCTGTTAAGAACAGCCGCAGCTGTGAGTCCAACCTGCAAGTGCCAAACGGTGGCTCTCCCCGACACCAGAGCCAGTCTGCTA TCCCCTCACCCAGTAAGCTGCGAACTCCAGCCACCCCATCCCCGCTGGCGCTGAGGCAGCCAGTGAAGGCCACATCCACCCCCAATTCTgccacctccacccccacccgcTCCCTGGCTCCTCCACGCAGTGGGCTACCCCGACCCAGTGctccagctgcaggaggaggtggaggaggtatCCCTCTGCCTGTCAGCAAACTGGCTCAACCTGTGCGCAG ATCTCTGCCTGCTCCTCGATCCTACAGCAGCACAGGTGAGAACTGGAGGGAAGGTTGTTACTGA